One window of the Camelina sativa cultivar DH55 chromosome 1, Cs, whole genome shotgun sequence genome contains the following:
- the LOC104766130 gene encoding DEAD-box ATP-dependent RNA helicase 53 isoform X3 codes for MITTVLRRSLLDASRRTLSASLTSVSFHSFAPGVSVARVSDLTIGSFSDVKTGFSFGGVKKREFHFQSGPSEFRASMVSTGGFAISESSERGIESDGLAISELGISPEIVKALSSKGIEKLFPIQKAVLEPAMQGRDMIGRARTGTGKTLAFGIPIIDKIIKYNAKHGRGRNPLCLVLAPTRELARQVEKEFRESAPSLDTICLYGGTPIGQQMRQLDYGVDVAVGTPGRVIDLMKRGALNLSEVQFVVLDEADQMLQVGFAEDVEIILEKLPEKRQSMMFSATMPSWIRSLTKKYLNNPLTIDLVGDSDQKLADGITTYSIIADSYGRASIIGPLVTEHAKGGKCIVFTQTKRDADRLSYALARSFKCEALHGDISQSQRERTLAGFRDGHFNILVATDVAARGLDVPNVDLVIHYELPNNTETFVHRTGRTGRAGKKGSAILIYSQDQSRAVKIIEREVGSRFTELPSIAVERGSGSMFEGIGARSGGSFGGGMRDRGSSFGGRSGGGGYGGRSGGGGYGGSSGGYGGNSGGGYGGSSGGYGGNSGGYGGSSGRSGNRYSGDSDRSGFGSFGMRSPEEFDAGRSSQSGGRSSFGGGRSGGSSSNRSSGFGDFGSDRSSQSGGRNSFGGFGSNDGKRSY; via the exons CATCGCTGACTTCTGTTTCGTTTCACAGCTTTGCACCAGGCGTCTCCGTAGCCAGAGTCTCCGATCTTACAATTGGATCTTTTTCCGATGTCAAGACTGGGTTTTCGTTTGGAGGTGTTAAGAAGAGGGAGTTTCATTTTCAATCTGGACCGTCGGAGTTCAGAGCGTCGATGGTTTCTACTGGTGGGTTTGCGATCTCTGAGAGTAGCGAGAGAGGGATCGAGAGTGATGGGCTTGCGATATCTGAGCTTGGGATCTCTCCGGAGATTGTTAAAGCTTTGAGTAGTAAGGGTATTGAGAAACTCTTTCCTATACAG AAAGCTGTGCTGGAGCCAGCGATGCAGGGACGAGATATGATCGGTCGTGCTAGGACTGGAACAGGAAAGACACTTGCTTTTGGGATTCCTATCATTGATAAAATCATCAAATACAATGCTAAACATGG ACGAGGGAGGAATCCGCTTTGCTTGGTTTTGGCACCGACGAGGGAGCTTGCACGCCAGGTTGAGAAGGAGTTTAGGGAATCTGCTCCGAGCTTGGATACTATTTGTCTCTATGGAGGTACACCGATTGGACAGCAAATGAGGCAGCTTGACTATGGTGTTGATGTGGCGGTTGGAACTCCTGGTCGTGTCATTGATTTGATGAAAAGGGGAGCTTTGAATCTATCGGAAGTTCAGTTTGTGGTTTTGGATGAAGCTGATCAGATGCTTCAAGTTGGGTTTGCTGAGGATGTCGAAATTATATTGGAAAAGTTGCCAGAGAAACGTCAGAGCATGATGTTTTCTGCTACAATGCCCAGTTGGATCAGATCCCTCACCAAAAAGTACCTGAATAATCCTCTGACGATTGATCTT GTTGGAGATTCTGATCAGAAGCTTGCAGATGGAATTACAACTTACTCTATCATAGCAGATTCTTATGGAAGAGCATCCATTATTGGTCCTCTTGTAACG GAGCATGCTAAAGGAGGAAAATGCATTGTCTTTACCCAAACAAAACGGGATGCTGATCGCCTCTCATATGCATTGGCGAGAAGCTTCAAATGTGAAGCTTTACATGGTGATATATCCCAGAGTCAGAGGGAAAGAACGCTTGCTGGTTTCCGAGATGGGCATTTTAATATCCTTGTTGCAACTGATGTTGCTGCCCGTGGACTTGATGTACCTAATGTCGATTTA GTAATTCATTATGAGCTCCCTAATAACACGGAGACATTTGTTCACCGAACGGGGCGAACAGGTCGTGCAGGAAAGAAAGGAAGTGCTATTCTCATCTACAGTCAAGATCAATCCAGGGCAGTAAAAATAATCGAGAGAGAAGTTGGAAGCCGCTTCACCGAG CTCCCTAGCATTGCTGTGGAACGTGGCAGTGGAAGCATGTTTGAAGGAATCGGTGCTCGATCCGGTGGGTCCTTTGGAGGAGGCATGAGGGATCGTGGTTCAAGCTTTGGTGGTCGTTCAGGTGGTGGTGGCTATGGTGGTCGTTCAGGTGGCGGCGGCTATGGTGGCAGCAGTGGTGGTTATGGTGGAAACA GTGGCGGCGGCTATGGTGGCAGCAGTGGTGGTTATGGTGGAAACAGTGGCGGTTATGGTGGAAGCAGTGGCCGTTCAGGCAACCGCTACTCTGGTGATTCCGACCGTTCTGGTTTCGGGAGCTTTGGTATGCGTTCTCCTGAAGAATTCGATGCAGGTCGTTCTTCTCAGTCAGGTGGAAGAAGCAGCTTTGGGGGTGGCCGTTCAGGGGGATCATCAAGCAACCGTTCATCTGGTTTTGGGGACTTTGGCTCGGATCGTTCTTCTCAGTCAGGCGGAAGGAATAGCTTTGGTGGGTTTGGCTCAAACGATGGGAAAAGATCTTACTGA
- the LOC104766130 gene encoding DEAD-box ATP-dependent RNA helicase 53 isoform X2 translates to MITTVLRRSLLDASRRTLSASLTSVSFHSFAPGVSVARVSDLTIGSFSDVKTGFSFGGVKKREFHFQSGPSEFRASMVSTGGFAISESSERGIESDGLAISELGISPEIVKALSSKGIEKLFPIQKAVLEPAMQGRDMIGRARTGTGKTLAFGIPIIDKIIKYNAKHGRGRNPLCLVLAPTRELARQVEKEFRESAPSLDTICLYGGTPIGQQMRQLDYGVDVAVGTPGRVIDLMKRGALNLSEVQFVVLDEADQMLQVGFAEDVEIILEKLPEKRQSMMFSATMPSWIRSLTKKYLNNPLTIDLVGDSDQKLADGITTYSIIADSYGRASIIGPLVTEHAKGGKCIVFTQTKRDADRLSYALARSFKCEALHGDISQSQRERTLAGFRDGHFNILVATDVAARGLDVPNVDLVIHYELPNNTETFVHRTGRTGRAGKKGSAILIYSQDQSRAVKIIEREVGSRFTELPSIAVERGSGSMFEGIGARSGGSFGGGMRDRGSSFGGRSGGGGYGGSSGGYGGNSGGYGGSSGRSGNRYSGDSDRSGFGSFGMRSPEEFDAGRSSQSGGRSSFGGGRSGGSSSNRSSGFGDFGSDRSSQSGGRNSFGGFGSNDGKRSY, encoded by the exons CATCGCTGACTTCTGTTTCGTTTCACAGCTTTGCACCAGGCGTCTCCGTAGCCAGAGTCTCCGATCTTACAATTGGATCTTTTTCCGATGTCAAGACTGGGTTTTCGTTTGGAGGTGTTAAGAAGAGGGAGTTTCATTTTCAATCTGGACCGTCGGAGTTCAGAGCGTCGATGGTTTCTACTGGTGGGTTTGCGATCTCTGAGAGTAGCGAGAGAGGGATCGAGAGTGATGGGCTTGCGATATCTGAGCTTGGGATCTCTCCGGAGATTGTTAAAGCTTTGAGTAGTAAGGGTATTGAGAAACTCTTTCCTATACAG AAAGCTGTGCTGGAGCCAGCGATGCAGGGACGAGATATGATCGGTCGTGCTAGGACTGGAACAGGAAAGACACTTGCTTTTGGGATTCCTATCATTGATAAAATCATCAAATACAATGCTAAACATGG ACGAGGGAGGAATCCGCTTTGCTTGGTTTTGGCACCGACGAGGGAGCTTGCACGCCAGGTTGAGAAGGAGTTTAGGGAATCTGCTCCGAGCTTGGATACTATTTGTCTCTATGGAGGTACACCGATTGGACAGCAAATGAGGCAGCTTGACTATGGTGTTGATGTGGCGGTTGGAACTCCTGGTCGTGTCATTGATTTGATGAAAAGGGGAGCTTTGAATCTATCGGAAGTTCAGTTTGTGGTTTTGGATGAAGCTGATCAGATGCTTCAAGTTGGGTTTGCTGAGGATGTCGAAATTATATTGGAAAAGTTGCCAGAGAAACGTCAGAGCATGATGTTTTCTGCTACAATGCCCAGTTGGATCAGATCCCTCACCAAAAAGTACCTGAATAATCCTCTGACGATTGATCTT GTTGGAGATTCTGATCAGAAGCTTGCAGATGGAATTACAACTTACTCTATCATAGCAGATTCTTATGGAAGAGCATCCATTATTGGTCCTCTTGTAACG GAGCATGCTAAAGGAGGAAAATGCATTGTCTTTACCCAAACAAAACGGGATGCTGATCGCCTCTCATATGCATTGGCGAGAAGCTTCAAATGTGAAGCTTTACATGGTGATATATCCCAGAGTCAGAGGGAAAGAACGCTTGCTGGTTTCCGAGATGGGCATTTTAATATCCTTGTTGCAACTGATGTTGCTGCCCGTGGACTTGATGTACCTAATGTCGATTTA GTAATTCATTATGAGCTCCCTAATAACACGGAGACATTTGTTCACCGAACGGGGCGAACAGGTCGTGCAGGAAAGAAAGGAAGTGCTATTCTCATCTACAGTCAAGATCAATCCAGGGCAGTAAAAATAATCGAGAGAGAAGTTGGAAGCCGCTTCACCGAG CTCCCTAGCATTGCTGTGGAACGTGGCAGTGGAAGCATGTTTGAAGGAATCGGTGCTCGATCCGGTGGGTCCTTTGGAGGAGGCATGAGGGATCGTGGTTCAAGCTTTGGTGGTCGTTCAG GTGGCGGCGGCTATGGTGGCAGCAGTGGTGGTTATGGTGGAAACAGTGGCGGTTATGGTGGAAGCAGTGGCCGTTCAGGCAACCGCTACTCTGGTGATTCCGACCGTTCTGGTTTCGGGAGCTTTGGTATGCGTTCTCCTGAAGAATTCGATGCAGGTCGTTCTTCTCAGTCAGGTGGAAGAAGCAGCTTTGGGGGTGGCCGTTCAGGGGGATCATCAAGCAACCGTTCATCTGGTTTTGGGGACTTTGGCTCGGATCGTTCTTCTCAGTCAGGCGGAAGGAATAGCTTTGGTGGGTTTGGCTCAAACGATGGGAAAAGATCTTACTGA
- the LOC104766130 gene encoding DEAD-box ATP-dependent RNA helicase 53 isoform X1 — translation MITTVLRRSLLDASRRTLSASLTSVSFHSFAPGVSVARVSDLTIGSFSDVKTGFSFGGVKKREFHFQSGPSEFRASMVSTGGFAISESSERGIESDGLAISELGISPEIVKALSSKGIEKLFPIQKAVLEPAMQGRDMIGRARTGTGKTLAFGIPIIDKIIKYNAKHGRGRNPLCLVLAPTRELARQVEKEFRESAPSLDTICLYGGTPIGQQMRQLDYGVDVAVGTPGRVIDLMKRGALNLSEVQFVVLDEADQMLQVGFAEDVEIILEKLPEKRQSMMFSATMPSWIRSLTKKYLNNPLTIDLVGDSDQKLADGITTYSIIADSYGRASIIGPLVTEHAKGGKCIVFTQTKRDADRLSYALARSFKCEALHGDISQSQRERTLAGFRDGHFNILVATDVAARGLDVPNVDLVIHYELPNNTETFVHRTGRTGRAGKKGSAILIYSQDQSRAVKIIEREVGSRFTELPSIAVERGSGSMFEGIGARSGGSFGGGMRDRGSSFGGRSGGGGYGGRSGGGGYGGSSGGYGGNSGGYGGSSGRSGNRYSGDSDRSGFGSFGMRSPEEFDAGRSSQSGGRSSFGGGRSGGSSSNRSSGFGDFGSDRSSQSGGRNSFGGFGSNDGKRSY, via the exons CATCGCTGACTTCTGTTTCGTTTCACAGCTTTGCACCAGGCGTCTCCGTAGCCAGAGTCTCCGATCTTACAATTGGATCTTTTTCCGATGTCAAGACTGGGTTTTCGTTTGGAGGTGTTAAGAAGAGGGAGTTTCATTTTCAATCTGGACCGTCGGAGTTCAGAGCGTCGATGGTTTCTACTGGTGGGTTTGCGATCTCTGAGAGTAGCGAGAGAGGGATCGAGAGTGATGGGCTTGCGATATCTGAGCTTGGGATCTCTCCGGAGATTGTTAAAGCTTTGAGTAGTAAGGGTATTGAGAAACTCTTTCCTATACAG AAAGCTGTGCTGGAGCCAGCGATGCAGGGACGAGATATGATCGGTCGTGCTAGGACTGGAACAGGAAAGACACTTGCTTTTGGGATTCCTATCATTGATAAAATCATCAAATACAATGCTAAACATGG ACGAGGGAGGAATCCGCTTTGCTTGGTTTTGGCACCGACGAGGGAGCTTGCACGCCAGGTTGAGAAGGAGTTTAGGGAATCTGCTCCGAGCTTGGATACTATTTGTCTCTATGGAGGTACACCGATTGGACAGCAAATGAGGCAGCTTGACTATGGTGTTGATGTGGCGGTTGGAACTCCTGGTCGTGTCATTGATTTGATGAAAAGGGGAGCTTTGAATCTATCGGAAGTTCAGTTTGTGGTTTTGGATGAAGCTGATCAGATGCTTCAAGTTGGGTTTGCTGAGGATGTCGAAATTATATTGGAAAAGTTGCCAGAGAAACGTCAGAGCATGATGTTTTCTGCTACAATGCCCAGTTGGATCAGATCCCTCACCAAAAAGTACCTGAATAATCCTCTGACGATTGATCTT GTTGGAGATTCTGATCAGAAGCTTGCAGATGGAATTACAACTTACTCTATCATAGCAGATTCTTATGGAAGAGCATCCATTATTGGTCCTCTTGTAACG GAGCATGCTAAAGGAGGAAAATGCATTGTCTTTACCCAAACAAAACGGGATGCTGATCGCCTCTCATATGCATTGGCGAGAAGCTTCAAATGTGAAGCTTTACATGGTGATATATCCCAGAGTCAGAGGGAAAGAACGCTTGCTGGTTTCCGAGATGGGCATTTTAATATCCTTGTTGCAACTGATGTTGCTGCCCGTGGACTTGATGTACCTAATGTCGATTTA GTAATTCATTATGAGCTCCCTAATAACACGGAGACATTTGTTCACCGAACGGGGCGAACAGGTCGTGCAGGAAAGAAAGGAAGTGCTATTCTCATCTACAGTCAAGATCAATCCAGGGCAGTAAAAATAATCGAGAGAGAAGTTGGAAGCCGCTTCACCGAG CTCCCTAGCATTGCTGTGGAACGTGGCAGTGGAAGCATGTTTGAAGGAATCGGTGCTCGATCCGGTGGGTCCTTTGGAGGAGGCATGAGGGATCGTGGTTCAAGCTTTGGTGGTCGTTCAGGTGGTGGTGGCTATGGTGGTCGTTCAGGTGGCGGCGGCTATGGTGGCAGCAGTGGTGGTTATGGTGGAAACAGTGGCGGTTATGGTGGAAGCAGTGGCCGTTCAGGCAACCGCTACTCTGGTGATTCCGACCGTTCTGGTTTCGGGAGCTTTGGTATGCGTTCTCCTGAAGAATTCGATGCAGGTCGTTCTTCTCAGTCAGGTGGAAGAAGCAGCTTTGGGGGTGGCCGTTCAGGGGGATCATCAAGCAACCGTTCATCTGGTTTTGGGGACTTTGGCTCGGATCGTTCTTCTCAGTCAGGCGGAAGGAATAGCTTTGGTGGGTTTGGCTCAAACGATGGGAAAAGATCTTACTGA
- the LOC104787386 gene encoding ubiquinol oxidase 1b, mitochondrial-like, which translates to MQKKKKKHFHLQSAEMMMSRYRANVMANAVTHTHLLKPRVSLAAMGGVRDLSKMTFEKKKTTEEKGSSGGKDDQGNKGEQLIVSYWGVKPMKITKEDGTEWKWSCFRPWETYKSDLTIDLKKHHVPSTLLDKLAYWTVKSLRWPTDLFFQRRYGCRAMMLETVAAVPGMVGGMLVHCKSLRRFEQSGGWIKALLEEAENERMHLMTFMEVAKPNWYERALVITVQGVFFNAYFLGYLISPKFAHRMVGYLEEEAIHSYTEFLKELENGNIENVPAPAIAIDYWRLEVDATLRDVVMVVRADEAHHRDVNHYASDIHYQGRELKEAPAPIGYH; encoded by the exons atgcaaaaaaaaaaaaaaaaacactttcatCTTCAATCTGCAGAAATGATGATGAGTCGCTATAGAGCCAATGTAATGGCAAATGCTGTGACTCACACCCATCTTTTGAAGCCTAGAGTTTCTCTGGCGGCGATGGGTGGCGTGAGAGATCTCAGCAAGATGAcatttgagaagaagaaaacgacgGAGGAGAAAGGATCTAGCGGTGGCAAGGATGATCAAGGTAACAAAGGGGAGCAATTAATCGTTAGTTATTGGGGCGTGAAGCCGATGAAGATCACCAAAGAAGATGGAACTGAATGGAAATGGAGTTGCTTTCGG CCATGGGAGACTTATAAATCAGATCTTACGATAGATTTGAAGAAGCATCATGTTCCATCGACGTTACTAGACAAATTAGCTTATTGGACTGTTAAATCTCTTCGATGGCCTACTGATCTCTTCTTCCAG AGGCGGTACGGATGCCGAGCAATGATGCTAGAAACGGTAGCAGCGGTTCCAGGGATGGTAGGAGGGATGTTAGTCCACTGTAAATCGCTTAGGCGGTTTGAACAAAGTGGTGGTTGGATCAAAGCCCTACTCGAAGAAGCAGAGAACGAGAGGATGCACTTAATGACATTCATGGAAGTTGCGAAACCAAATTGGTACGAACGAGCTCTTGTAATCACCGTTCAAGGCGTTTTCTTCAACGCTTATTTCCTTGGATACCTAATCTCTCCCAAGTTTGCTCATCGTATGGTTGGATACCTTGAGGAAGAAGCAATCCACTCTTACACTGAATTTCTCAAGGAACTTGAAAATGGTAACATTGAAAACGTCCCTGCACCGGCTATCGCTATTGATTACTGGAGGCTTGAAGTGGACGCGACGCTTCGTGATGTTGTAATGGTGGTCCGTGCTGATGAGGCCCATCACCGTGACGTTAACCACTATGCATCC GATATTCACTACCAAGGTCGTGAGCTGAAAGAAGCTCCAGCTCCCATTGGATATCACTGA
- the LOC104706468 gene encoding putative F-box protein At3g03730 translates to MPPETKEMIGFDGDTKWSRLVPDLSTIYSLEDVQIVKLGKIIIKGYAVSGVGRAIERLEISLDQWNSCVEASKTSQKGNSNSACVSFEATVDVSQTNEVITAKEIKVRAIVKKCEQQSDQWQMLVPDLIRSIFKHLNFVEFHRARSISLDWYSTAELCYREHPTPWIILFSNYSHIPCKLIDPLEYKTYEVKDLGFDFHRSRCLANCGSWFLMLDHRTDFYIFNLFTRERIRLPSLEAMDGSLMRFERTGEYDFMVTLDYKTKYGHFSSGKIRKVSIKNAVLWVDEGSKDYLVVWNLECFIAYHKKSYCNNSWKVLQPLDMQGCVNMVFKESKLYVLSLSKKITVYEFRGSDSPNECASFKSPDFEKDHENSLVVTMSGEVLMIARKICKFDIHKMDPNSLKWLKIDSIGNEALFLDQGTTVEAKDGVETNCVYFSNDQFHRYNEIGLCYGTNDCVYDIEVESVVQSFQHFADISLIPFKDARWFFPTFGGKLLR, encoded by the coding sequence ATGCCGCCAGAGACGAAGGAGATGATCGGTTTCGACGGCGATACAAAGTGGTCGAGGCTTGTACCTGATCTGAGTACAATATACTCTCTCGAAGACGTACAAATAGTGAAGCTTGGTAAGATAATCATCAAAGGTTATGCAGTTTCAGGGGTTGGACGAGCCATAGAGAGACTAGAAATATCTCTGGACCAATGGAACTCTTGCGTGGAAGCTTCTAAAACCTCACAAAAGGGTAACAGCAACTCGGCATGTGTGTCGTTTGAAGCCACCGTTGATGTTTCACAGACCAACGAGGTCATCACAGCCAAAGAGATCAAAGTTAGGGCAATAGTGAAAAAATGTGAACAACAATCAGATCAGTGGCAGATGCTCGTCCCGGACTTGATTCGGTCGATCTTCAAACACTTGAACTTTGTTGAGTTCCATCGAGCCAGGTCCATTTCTTTAGATTGGTACTCCACTGCTGAACTATGCTACAGAGAACACCCAACTCCATGGATCATCCTCTTTTCAAACTACAGCCATATTCCATGTAAGTTGATTGATCCACTTGAGTACAAAACATACGAGGTAAAAGATCTAGGGTTTGATTTCCATAGGAGTCGTTGTTTGGCTAATTGTGGTAGCTGGTTCTTGATGTTAGACCATagaactgatttttatattttcaatctGTTTACTCGAGAGAGGATTCGTCTTCCGAGTCTGGAAGCAATGGATGGATCACTAATGAGGTTTGAGAGGACCGGTGAGTATGACTTCATGGTGACCTTAGATTATAAAACTAAGTATGGACATTTTTCTTCGGGTAAAATCAGAAAAGTTAGCATAAAGAATGCAGTTTTGTGGGTAGATGAAGGGAGCAAAGATTACTTAGTTGTGTGGAATCTTGAATGCTTTATAGCATATCACAAGAAAAGTTATTGTAACAATAGTTGGAAAGTGCTTCAACCTTTAGACATGCAAGGTTGCGTCAACATGGTATTTAAAGAAAGCAAGCTTTACGTGCTTAGTCTAAGTAAAAAAATCACTGTTTATGAGTTTCGTGGTAGTGATTCTCCAAATGAATGTGCAAGTTTCAAATCTCCTGATTTTGAGAAAGATCATGAAAATAGTCTTGTTGTGACCATGTCCGGAGAGGTTTTGATGATCGCGAGGAAGATATGCAAATTCGATATCCACAAGATGGATCCAAATTCGTTAAAGTGGCTTAAAATCGATTCTATTGGGAATGAAGCGTTGTTTCTGGATCAAGGAACAACCGTTGAAGCTAAAGATGGAGTGGAAACAAACTGCGTATATTTTAGTAATGATCAGTTTCATAGATACAATGAGATTGGTCTATGCTATGGAACTAATGACTGCGTCTACGATATTGAAGTCGAGAGTGTTGTCCAATCGTTTCAGCATTTTGCAGATATATCGCTAATACCTTTCAAGGATGCTCGTTGGTTTTTCCCAACTTTTGGTGGCAAATTGTTGCGTTAA
- the LOC104787393 gene encoding ubiquinol oxidase 1a, mitochondrial, translating into MMMSRGGAKAAKSLLAAGGPRLFFSTTTNTIRAVSSHEAALSASRLLKPEVASAWIWTRAPTVNGGMRFASTITLGEKTKEEEANQKKTENESAGGNAGAGGNNKGEKGIMSYWGVEPNKITKEDGSEWKWNCFRPWETYKADTTIDLKKHHVPTTFLDRIAYWTVKSLRWPTDLFFQRRYGCRAMMLETVAAVPGMVGGMLLHCKSLRRFEQSGGWIKALLEEAENERMHLMTFMEVAKPKWYERALVITVQGVFFNAYFLGYLISPKFAHRMVGYLEEEAIHSYTEFLKELDKRNIENVPAPAIAIDYWRLPADATLRDVVMVVRADEAHHRDVNHFASDIHYQGRELKEAPAPIGYH; encoded by the exons ATGATGATGAGTCGCGGTGGAGCCAAGGCGGCGAAATCGCTTTTAGCGGCGGGTGGACCACGTTTGTTCTTCTCGACGACCACTAATACGATCCGTGCTGTTTCGTCTCACGAGGCGGCGTTATCAGCTAGCCGTCTTTTGAAGCCTGAGGTTGCTTCTGCTTGGATCTGGACTAGAGCTCCGACGGTTAATGGAGGTATGAGATTCGCCAGCACGATTACTCTTGGGGAGAAAACGAAGGAGGAAGAGGCGAatcagaagaaaacagagaacgAATCTGCCGGTGGAAACGCCGGCGCCGGAGGTAACAACAAGGGAGAGAAAGGTATCATGAGTTATTGGGGTGTTGAACCTAATAAGATCACTAAAGAAGATGGTTCTGAATGGAAGTGGAACTGCTTCAGG CCATGGGAGACTTATAAAGCTGATACGACAATAGATCTGAAGAAGCATCATGTTCCGACGACGTTTCTTGATAGAATCGCTTATTGGACTGTTAAATCTCTTCGTTGGCCTACAGATCTCTTCTTTCAG AGGCGATATGGATGTAGAGCTATGATGCTTGAAACTGTGGCAGCAGTGCCTGGAATGGTTGGAGGAATGTTGCTACACTGCAAATCTCTCCGTCGTTTTGAGCAAAGTGGAGGATGGATCAAAGCTTTACTCGAGGAAGCGGAGAATGAGAGGATGCATCTCATGACTTTCATGGAAGTTGCGAAACCCAAATGGTACGAGAGAGCTCTTGTGATCACTGTGCAAGGAGTTTTCTTTAACGCCTATTTCCTTGGTTACCTCATCTCTCCCAAGTTTGCTCACCGTATGGTTGGGTACCTTGAAGAGGAAGCGATCCATTCTTACACTGAGTTCCTCAAGGAACTTGACAAACGTAACATTGAGAACGTTCCTGCTCCTGCTATTGCCATTGATTACTGGAGGCTCCCTGCTGATGCTACGCTCCGTGATGTTGTGATGGTTGTTCGTGCTGACGAGGCGCATCACCGTGACGTCAACCATTTTGCATCT GATATTCACTACCAAGGTCGTGAACTAAAGGAAGCTCCAGCTCCAATTGGGTATCATTGA